A single genomic interval of Pseudomonas sp. FeN3W harbors:
- a CDS encoding site-specific integrase, which yields MPYTIKTFMTRSGERFSQLYDTETPGLPLFYPTAFVARFLRSATHETQKVYLAVIKRICEWEFTKQVDLANCFHRSKFLTCAQIDDLANHLRASKLGGKGEVIGSPKYNTYVAYATEYLRWLAQEVITDWNTVNVRASIEAQSDMLLKKKIRKSGSKSSQNRRVVTKSLTTASSGKLLSLFEQPFEGITRTQDLGSRIRNIVMLRILYETGMRVGELLGLKLKNFSNATGEDSATLEITRNHHDEFDSRLNQPVAKTLGRTLPISESLEAQLDEYCNNWRAEVEGVGFSDEDFIFVIHRAGRTLGQALPKSSFDSGLSNLKKSFPALTPIHPHLLRHDWNYRFSMKVDAIGMSFEEERQLREYLMGWAPGSAMSNRYNYRHVQEKSLEVGLSIASDSARGLQ from the coding sequence ATGCCCTACACAATCAAAACCTTCATGACAAGGTCCGGCGAGCGGTTTTCCCAGCTTTACGACACAGAGACGCCAGGCCTCCCTTTATTCTACCCGACAGCCTTTGTCGCTCGCTTCCTCCGCTCAGCCACTCACGAGACGCAGAAAGTCTATCTGGCCGTGATCAAGCGCATCTGCGAATGGGAATTTACCAAACAGGTGGACCTCGCCAACTGTTTCCATAGAAGTAAGTTTCTCACCTGTGCCCAGATTGATGACCTTGCTAACCATCTAAGAGCCAGCAAGCTCGGAGGAAAAGGCGAAGTCATCGGAAGCCCGAAGTACAACACCTATGTCGCCTATGCAACAGAGTATCTTCGCTGGCTTGCCCAAGAGGTTATTACGGACTGGAACACAGTAAACGTAAGAGCATCAATCGAAGCTCAAAGCGATATGCTCTTAAAAAAGAAAATCCGAAAAAGCGGTTCAAAATCCTCGCAAAACCGTCGTGTAGTTACCAAAAGCCTGACCACTGCCTCCAGCGGCAAATTATTGAGCCTGTTCGAGCAACCATTCGAAGGCATAACGCGCACTCAAGATCTAGGATCCAGGATACGGAATATCGTAATGCTCCGTATTCTCTACGAAACTGGCATGCGCGTCGGCGAGCTACTAGGCCTCAAGCTAAAAAACTTTAGCAATGCAACTGGCGAGGATAGTGCCACCTTAGAGATCACCCGCAATCACCATGATGAATTCGATTCAAGACTGAACCAGCCAGTTGCTAAAACACTCGGCCGTACGCTTCCAATATCGGAAAGCCTCGAGGCACAACTTGATGAATACTGCAACAACTGGCGAGCTGAAGTCGAAGGTGTCGGTTTCTCTGACGAAGACTTCATTTTTGTAATCCATCGAGCCGGGCGAACCCTAGGCCAAGCACTCCCTAAAAGTTCTTTCGACTCCGGACTTTCTAACCTCAAAAAATCCTTTCCGGCACTAACACCGATTCACCCGCACCTTTTACGCCACGATTGGAACTATCGATTCTCAATGAAAGTAGATGCGATCGGCATGTCATTTGAAGAAGAACGACAATTAAGAGAGTATTTAATGGGCTGGGCCCCCGGCTCAGCCATGTCAAACCGCTACAACTATCGACATGTGCAAGAAAAATCGCTCGAAGTCGGCTTATCCATTGCATCTGACTCAGCGAGGGGCCTACAGTGA
- the dnaQ gene encoding DNA polymerase III subunit epsilon, protein MTIYKSNTDRVVVLDTETTGMPVTDGHRIIEIGCVEVIGRRLTGRHYHVYLQPDREVDEGAIAVHGITNEFLVDKPRFRDVADEFFEFIKDAQLVIHNAAFDLGFINNEFALLGQQERAEITDHCSVLDTLLMARERHPGQRNSLDALCKRYGVDNSGRDLHGALLDAEILADVWLTMTGGQTNLSLAGDGESSDGGRPQPTPIRRLPADRPRTAVLRATEEEVAAHMARMAAIEKAAGAAPLWTQLDG, encoded by the coding sequence ATGACGATTTACAAATCGAATACTGACAGGGTGGTAGTGCTGGATACCGAAACGACCGGCATGCCGGTGACCGATGGCCACCGGATCATCGAGATTGGCTGTGTCGAAGTCATCGGCCGCCGCCTGACCGGGCGGCACTACCATGTCTATCTGCAACCCGATCGTGAAGTGGATGAGGGCGCGATCGCCGTTCACGGCATCACCAACGAGTTTCTTGTCGACAAGCCTCGGTTCCGCGACGTCGCCGACGAGTTCTTCGAATTCATCAAGGACGCGCAGCTGGTCATCCACAACGCCGCGTTCGACCTTGGCTTCATCAATAACGAGTTCGCCCTGCTCGGTCAGCAGGAGCGTGCCGAGATCACCGACCATTGCTCGGTGCTCGATACCCTGCTGATGGCTCGGGAGCGTCACCCGGGCCAGCGCAACAGCCTCGATGCCTTGTGCAAACGCTACGGCGTGGACAACTCGGGTCGCGACCTGCACGGCGCTCTGCTCGATGCCGAGATTCTCGCCGACGTCTGGCTGACCATGACCGGCGGGCAGACCAATCTGTCCCTCGCCGGTGATGGTGAAAGTTCCGACGGCGGTCGGCCCCAGCCCACGCCGATCCGCCGGCTACCGGCTGATCGGCCGCGCACTGCGGTGCTGCGCGCTACCGAAGAAGAAGTTGCTGCGCACATGGCGCGGATGGCCGCGATCGAGAAGGCCGCCGGCGCGGCTCCGCTCTGGACTCAGCTCGACGGCTGA
- a CDS encoding Orn/Lys/Arg decarboxylase N-terminal domain-containing protein, with translation MYKDLKFPILIVHRDIKADTVAGERVRGIASELERDGFNILPTASSNEGRIVASTHHGLACILVAAEGAGDNQRLLHDVVELIRVARRRAPRLPIFALGEQITIENAPAEAMADLNELRGLLYLYEDTVPFLARQVARAARGYLEDLLPPFFSALVRHTGESNYSWHTPGHGGGVAYRKSPVGQAFHQFFGENTLRSDLSVSVPELGSLLDHTGPLAAAEARAARNFGADHTFFVINGTSTANKIVWHSMVARDDLVLVDRNCHKSILHAIIMTGAIPLYMSPARNELGIIGPIPLEEFTRESIQAKISANPLARGRPPKVKLAVVTNSTYDGLCYNANLIKRTLADNVEVLHFDEAWYAYAAFHEFYDGRYGMDTREQGPLVFTTHSTHKLLAAFSQASMIHVLDSQTRQLDRDRFNEAFMMHISTSPQYGILASLDVASAMMEGPAGRSLIQETFDEALSFRRALANLRQHIDADDWWFSIWQPPLVDGAEALVTPDWLLEPTADWHGFGDIADDYVLLDPIKVTLVTPGLTASGALGVSGIPAAVVSKFLWERGLVVEKTGLYSMLVLFSMGITKGKWSTLLTELLEFKRHYDANIPLVEALPSIARAGAAAHAGMGLRDLCDALHACYCENATARAMRRMYMTLPEPAMTPAQAYDKLVRGEVEAVPIEALQGRIAAVMLVPYPPGIPLIMPGERFTEETRSILDYLRFARDFAERFPGFDADVHGLQHEAGADGYVYTVDCIREG, from the coding sequence ATGTACAAAGACCTGAAATTCCCCATCCTCATCGTTCACCGTGACATAAAAGCCGACACCGTTGCCGGTGAGCGAGTGCGTGGCATCGCTTCCGAGCTGGAGCGCGACGGCTTCAATATCCTGCCCACAGCCAGCTCGAACGAGGGACGAATCGTCGCCTCGACTCATCACGGGCTGGCCTGCATCCTGGTCGCGGCGGAAGGTGCTGGTGACAATCAGCGCCTACTGCACGACGTGGTGGAGCTGATCCGAGTCGCTCGTCGCCGCGCGCCGCGTCTGCCGATCTTCGCGCTGGGCGAGCAGATCACCATCGAGAATGCGCCCGCTGAGGCAATGGCCGACCTAAACGAGTTGCGTGGCCTGCTTTACCTGTACGAGGACACCGTGCCGTTTCTGGCGCGCCAGGTCGCTCGGGCCGCGCGCGGTTATCTCGAGGATCTGCTGCCGCCGTTCTTCAGTGCGCTGGTCCGACATACCGGCGAGTCCAACTACTCCTGGCACACGCCCGGCCACGGCGGCGGTGTGGCCTATCGCAAAAGCCCCGTGGGGCAGGCTTTCCACCAGTTCTTCGGCGAGAACACGCTGCGCTCTGATCTCTCGGTCTCGGTGCCGGAACTCGGCTCGCTGCTCGATCACACCGGGCCGCTGGCGGCAGCGGAAGCCCGCGCTGCACGCAACTTCGGCGCTGACCACACGTTCTTCGTGATCAACGGCACCTCCACGGCGAACAAGATCGTCTGGCATTCGATGGTCGCGCGAGACGATCTGGTGCTGGTGGATCGCAACTGCCACAAATCCATCCTACACGCGATCATCATGACCGGCGCGATACCGCTGTACATGAGCCCGGCACGCAACGAGCTGGGCATCATCGGTCCGATTCCGCTGGAAGAATTCACCCGAGAGTCCATTCAGGCGAAGATCTCTGCCAACCCGTTGGCGCGAGGTCGGCCGCCGAAGGTCAAGCTGGCGGTGGTGACGAACTCGACTTACGACGGCCTCTGCTACAACGCCAACCTGATCAAGCGCACCCTGGCTGACAACGTCGAAGTGCTGCACTTCGACGAGGCCTGGTACGCCTACGCGGCATTCCACGAGTTCTATGACGGCCGCTACGGCATGGATACGCGGGAGCAGGGTCCGCTGGTGTTCACCACTCATTCAACACACAAGCTGCTGGCGGCGTTCAGCCAGGCGTCGATGATCCATGTGCTCGACAGCCAGACCCGGCAGCTCGACCGCGATCGCTTCAACGAAGCCTTCATGATGCACATCTCCACTTCGCCGCAGTACGGCATTCTCGCGTCGCTGGACGTGGCGTCGGCGATGATGGAGGGCCCGGCGGGACGCTCGCTGATTCAGGAGACATTCGACGAGGCGCTGAGCTTTCGCCGGGCGCTGGCCAATCTGCGCCAGCACATCGATGCCGATGACTGGTGGTTCAGCATCTGGCAGCCGCCACTGGTCGACGGCGCCGAGGCGCTGGTGACCCCGGACTGGCTCCTCGAGCCAACGGCCGACTGGCATGGCTTTGGCGATATCGCCGACGATTACGTACTGCTCGATCCGATCAAGGTCACGCTTGTCACGCCAGGCCTTACCGCGTCCGGCGCACTGGGCGTAAGCGGCATACCGGCGGCGGTGGTCAGCAAGTTTCTCTGGGAACGCGGTCTGGTGGTGGAAAAGACCGGGTTGTATTCGATGCTGGTGCTTTTCTCCATGGGCATCACCAAGGGCAAGTGGAGCACTCTGCTAACCGAGTTGCTGGAGTTCAAGCGTCACTACGACGCCAATATCCCGTTGGTCGAGGCCTTGCCATCGATTGCGCGGGCCGGCGCAGCGGCCCATGCGGGCATGGGGCTGCGTGATCTCTGCGATGCATTGCACGCCTGCTATTGCGAGAACGCCACGGCGCGGGCCATGCGCAGGATGTACATGACGTTGCCGGAGCCCGCGATGACTCCGGCTCAGGCCTATGACAAGTTGGTTCGCGGCGAGGTCGAAGCGGTGCCGATCGAGGCGCTGCAGGGCCGGATCGCTGCGGTCATGCTGGTGCCGTATCCGCCGGGTATCCCGTTGATCATGCCGGGCGAGCGCTTTACCGAAGAGACTCGTTCGATTCTCGATTACCTTCGTTTCGCCCGTGATTTCGCCGAACGTTTCCCGGGGTTCGATGCCGACGTTCATGGCCTGCAACATGAGGCTGGCGCGGATGGATATGTGTATACCGTCGACTGTATCCGCGAAGGATGA
- a CDS encoding site-specific integrase — translation MNSTPTHANISTELDIDLQRTDRPEPHGDLFYWDNDTLVRTGQKRIDMTHGLSRLLSSIKTSFKLHLISFSKQGTYSATSCTTFFMNFRAALNSNPPEEFNAGWIAHSIARPGFHGAKRVAIEFFLHWKERYDSAIKIDALHLLQETAARPNGPRNVLSDDPEKSWLTEDEYESLLMSTWNNYDTGVSDTQVTLIKILSMQYARRPNQIALLKAGDIRGFDESKEIGLTGRIIDFPGIKDQAAETGFRDSKFEPHPLADHVWGLCQIQRQEVRELYEHTLGLSLTDDQLNLLPFFCSEERIKEARSLIETHLKLELLDSLDSPHFHLERHSITEILRWKRNTPSCAYGAAKGQYSKCPKAPISPRTSRVMIINATRMRHTRARQLARKGVPKNLLSHWLGHTTERALEAYYNDPAEQARVIDEAMGPALAPLAMAFAGALIDSDEQATRATDPTSKLEFSRPGELLSVGRCGKHSFCATTSVPIPCYRCKHFEPLVHAPHHEVLDALLQRQSEENQALRIGGQRNLLIPIDLSADILAVKNCITRCNNRIVELGLTQ, via the coding sequence GTGAATAGCACGCCAACACATGCAAACATCTCAACAGAGCTTGACATCGATCTACAACGCACGGATCGCCCTGAGCCTCATGGAGATTTGTTTTATTGGGATAATGACACTTTAGTTAGAACAGGTCAAAAACGGATCGACATGACCCATGGCCTGTCGCGATTACTCTCATCAATCAAGACCTCCTTCAAACTTCACCTAATCTCCTTCAGCAAACAGGGAACTTATTCAGCCACCTCCTGCACGACTTTCTTCATGAACTTCAGGGCAGCATTGAACTCCAACCCTCCTGAAGAATTCAACGCAGGCTGGATAGCGCATTCCATTGCCAGACCGGGATTCCATGGCGCGAAAAGAGTCGCCATCGAATTTTTCCTGCACTGGAAGGAGCGTTACGATTCAGCCATTAAGATAGACGCATTGCACTTGCTGCAAGAAACAGCTGCTCGCCCTAACGGCCCACGTAACGTGCTCTCAGACGACCCTGAGAAGAGCTGGCTAACCGAGGATGAATACGAGTCCTTGTTGATGTCCACTTGGAACAACTACGACACAGGAGTCTCTGACACCCAAGTAACACTAATTAAAATCTTGTCTATGCAATACGCGCGAAGGCCAAATCAAATCGCGCTACTAAAAGCTGGCGATATAAGGGGCTTTGATGAATCAAAAGAAATCGGACTAACGGGCCGAATCATCGATTTCCCAGGAATCAAAGACCAAGCAGCCGAGACTGGCTTTCGAGACAGCAAATTCGAACCACACCCACTGGCAGATCACGTATGGGGGCTTTGCCAAATTCAGCGCCAAGAAGTCAGAGAACTTTATGAGCATACTCTCGGCCTCTCTCTCACGGACGACCAACTAAATCTACTACCTTTCTTCTGCAGTGAAGAACGCATTAAAGAAGCCCGCAGCCTGATTGAAACCCACCTCAAACTAGAGCTTCTTGACAGCCTAGACTCTCCTCATTTCCATCTTGAACGGCATTCAATTACTGAGATATTAAGATGGAAGAGAAACACCCCGTCCTGCGCATATGGCGCAGCTAAGGGTCAGTACTCTAAATGCCCGAAGGCACCAATCAGCCCCCGCACCAGTCGGGTAATGATTATTAATGCGACCCGAATGCGTCATACACGAGCACGTCAACTTGCGCGAAAGGGCGTACCAAAAAATTTGCTTTCGCACTGGCTGGGCCACACAACAGAAAGAGCACTCGAAGCCTATTATAACGACCCAGCGGAACAGGCCCGTGTCATAGACGAGGCCATGGGTCCGGCCTTGGCACCGCTAGCAATGGCTTTTGCTGGAGCTTTGATCGATTCAGATGAGCAGGCCACAAGAGCCACCGATCCGACTAGCAAACTCGAGTTCTCACGCCCTGGAGAGCTACTTAGCGTCGGACGCTGTGGCAAGCACAGCTTCTGCGCTACGACCTCGGTTCCTATACCCTGCTACCGCTGCAAGCATTTCGAACCTCTCGTACATGCGCCACACCATGAAGTACTAGATGCTCTGCTACAGAGGCAGTCTGAGGAGAATCAAGCGTTAAGAATTGGCGGGCAGCGAAATCTACTTATTCCCATTGATCTCTCTGCCGACATTCTTGCAGTAAAAAATTGCATTACCCGCTGCAACAACCGAATTGTCGAACTGGGGCTAACTCAATGA
- a CDS encoding crotonase/enoyl-CoA hydratase family protein, whose product MTEYKAFRVELADKIARVVINRPEKINAMDAAFWSEIIDIFNWIDVTDEARVVVLSGAGDHFSSGIDLQMLASVGSQLGNDVGRNAEQLRRKILSLQASFNAVDSCRKPVIAAIQGYCLGGAIDLISACDMRYSTADAKFSIKEIDMGMAADVGTLQRLPRIIGDGMMRELAFTGRTISGEEACSIGLVNRSYADQQMLMDAVLELAREIASKSPIAIRGTKEMIRYMRDHRVDDGLEYIATWNAAMLQSADIKVAIAAHMSKQKPDFAD is encoded by the coding sequence GTGACCGAATACAAAGCCTTCCGCGTAGAGTTGGCAGACAAGATTGCCCGCGTCGTGATCAATCGCCCTGAAAAGATCAATGCGATGGACGCTGCGTTCTGGTCGGAAATCATCGATATCTTCAACTGGATCGATGTAACCGACGAAGCGCGCGTAGTCGTCCTCAGTGGCGCCGGTGACCACTTCTCTTCCGGTATCGACCTGCAGATGCTGGCTTCGGTTGGCAGCCAGCTTGGCAACGACGTCGGCCGCAATGCCGAGCAACTGCGGCGCAAGATCCTTTCCCTGCAGGCATCGTTCAATGCCGTGGACAGCTGCCGCAAGCCGGTCATCGCCGCGATTCAGGGTTACTGTCTGGGCGGCGCCATCGATCTGATCTCCGCTTGCGACATGCGTTACAGCACGGCGGACGCGAAATTCTCGATCAAGGAAATCGACATGGGCATGGCAGCCGATGTCGGCACCTTGCAGCGGCTACCTCGCATCATCGGCGATGGCATGATGCGCGAACTGGCCTTTACCGGCCGCACGATCAGTGGCGAGGAAGCGTGCAGTATCGGTCTGGTCAATCGCAGCTATGCCGATCAGCAAATGCTGATGGACGCCGTCCTGGAGCTGGCCCGCGAAATCGCCAGCAAATCACCGATCGCCATTCGCGGCACCAAGGAAATGATCCGTTACATGCGCGATCACCGGGTCGACGATGGGCTCGAGTACATCGCCACCTGGAATG